In the genome of Streptomyces aquilus, the window CGTGGAAGGTGGGGAGGTTCAGCTCGGCGCCGTCGTAGAGGGCCTTCGCCTTTCCCTGGTAGGTGAGCAGGCCGGGCCAGGCGACGAACTGGGAGAGCGCGTCCGCGCTGCCCGCCGACAGGGCCGAAGCGCCCACCGCGGGCTGCTGGTTGAGCTTCTCGATGTCCTTGTCCGGGTCGAGGCCGGCGCGCTGGAGCGCTCGTACGAGGGTGCCGTCGGCGGCGGAGCCGACGCTGGTGGAGACCTTCTTGCCGCGCAGGTCGGTCAGCGCGGCCAGCTTCGAGTCGGGCGCGGTGACGATGGTGTTGAGGCCGCCGCGGAGGTTGTAGCCGGTGACGGAGACCAGGTGGGTCGGCTTGCCGAGCTGCTTGCCGCGGGCCGCGTTGATGAGGAGCGGGAAGTCGCCCATCGAACCGATGTCGATCTTCCCGGCGGTCATCTGGGCGGTGATCGGGGCGCCGGTGGCGTAGTCCTGCCAGTCGACCTTGTAGGTCCTGCCGTCGCCGAGGGCGTTCAGCTCCTTCTCGAAGGAGCCCAGCGAGCGGAGGAGGGTGCCGGCGGTGACGGTGTTGATGGTCCTGGACTGGTAGCCGACGGTCACGGTGACCGTGGAACCGTCACCGGCCGCCGCGTTGCCGCCGCAGGCCGTCAGGGGGGCGAGCAGCAGGAGGGCGGCCGCGGCAACTGCCTTGTTCTTCATGGGAGTCGGGACCTCTCAGCGGAGCAGATAGGGCATGTTGACCGTGACGGCTCCGGTGGGACAGCGGGCGGCGCACGGGCCGCAGTACCAGCACTCGTCGACGTGCATGTAGGCCTTGCCGCTGCTCTCGTCGATGGCGAGGGAGTCCAGCGGGCACATGTCGACGCAGAGCGTGCAGCCGTCGATGCACTTCGACTCGTCGATGGTCACGGGCACGTCGGCCCGCTGGGGCGCCAAGGGCATGGCTGTCTCCGTGGATGTCCTGAGATGTATGGGGATTCGCTGAGATTTCCGGCGCGGCAGTGAACCGATGAGGTCCTGCCGAACGATGAAGGGGTGAAGGGTGGAGGGGGAGGTGGTCAGAGGGACCGGTGCAGCAGGCCGCTCATCGTGATGCGGTCGCCGCGGAAGCGGATGAACTCCAGGTCGACGGGGCGGCCGTCGGCGAGATGCGTCAGGCGCTCCAGCATGAGGACGGCCGCGCCGCGCGGGGCTTCGAGTACGGCGGCGGAGTGGGCGTCCGCGTTCACCGCCTCCAGGGTGATCTCGGCGTGGCCGAGTCCCTGGCCGGTGATCGACTCCAGGAGCCGGAAGACGTCGGTGTTCTCCAGGTCGGCGCCGAGCAGGGCGGTGCCGATGTCGAGCGGGATGTAGGTGAGGTCGAGGGAGAGGGGGAGGCCGTTGAGACGGCGGAGGCGTTCGATGTAGAGGACATCGGTGCCGGGCGGGACGTGGAGGCGTTCGGCGACCGGGTGCGGTGCCGGGGCCGGGCCCATCGTGCGGACCTCGTTGGTGACGGTGCCGTGTTCGCGCAGGGTCTCCGCGAGGCCCATCAGCCGGTCGAGGCCGTGGGGGTACTTCTGGGCGACGACCACGGTGCCGACACCGGGGAGGCGTTCGACGAGGCCTTCGGCGCGCAGCAGGTCCAGAGCTTGGCGGACCGTGTTGCGGGAGGCGCGGTAGTCGGTGGCGAGGGTCGTCTCGTGCGGGAGCGTGCCGTCCTCGAAGCCGCCGGAGAGGAGCTGGTGACGGAGGAGATCGGCGAGCTGCCGCGCCTGGTCCGCGCGCAGCCGACGCCGCGCGCGGTGGGCGGCGACGGTGGTCGCGCCCTGGCCGGCGTGGTCGCGGATGCGGTCGGAAGGGGGCATGGCGGGAACCATACCGAGGAGGTAGGGAAGGGAGTGTTGCGGGAGTGTTGCGCCACTGGCCGGGCGGTCGATTCAGCCGTTGACCTGGGAGTTTCGGGTGGTGGGGGAAAGATCTGCCACCGCGGGAGATAAGGACGATGGCCCGCGGCGAGGTGCGCCGCGGCTCACGCCAGTGCGGTCAGTCCCGGCCCGAAAGCGATCAGCAGCGGCACCAGCGGCACCAGCCCCGCCACCGTGGCCGTGACCGCTCGATGCCGGCGGCCCAGCCGGGGGCGCGGCTGGAGCAGCCGGTCCACGCGCTCGCCCAGGAGCCGGTGGCTGGAGGCGCAGGACAGCACTCCCCGGTGCTGGTTGAGCTCGATCAGGGCCAGTGCGGTCGTCAGATGGCCGCAGCGGCGGGAGGCCGTGTCGTCCGCGGCGAGTTCCACCAGACGGTGGGTCTGTTCGCAGAAGTAGGCGAAGAGCGGGACCCGGGGGAAGCCGGTGGCCAGGGCCGTCGACAGGTGCAGCAGCCAGTCGTGGTGGGCGCGGGCGTGGTCGCGCTCATGGGTGAGGACGGCGTCCAGCTGTACGTCGGTGAGGCGGTGCAGCGCCCCGGTCGTCACCACCAGTTGCGGTGGGCTGCCCGGCATCCACCAGGCGTCGGGGTACTCGTCCTCAAGGACCAGCAGCGGGCCGCGCGCGGCCTTCTCCAGTCCGCCGGGGAGCTCGGGGGCGCGCTCGCGCAGGTGCGCCCTCGTCCGGCCGCGACGCCGGCGGGCCTCGACCAGCTCGCGGGCCAGCATCGCCGTCGTCCAGGCGGCGCCGCAGGCCAGGAGCAGGGTGAGGACGGTGGCCCAGACCGGGGCGGCGGACAGGTCGTAGGCGGCGGTCACGGCAGGCGGCGCCGGGGCGAAGACATGGTCGCGGACCGTGTGGAAGACGGCGGCCGCGCCCAGGACCAGGGCGGTCAGGTTGCACATCAGCACGGTGGCGACCAGGCACTGCCACACCCACAGCGCGACCACGGGCTCCCGCTCGGGCCAGTCGGCCCGGGTCAGCGCGCGCGGCACCGGAACGGCGGCCGTCAGGGCGACGGCGCTCAGCAGGAGCAGGCAGACAGTCATGCCACGGGCTCCGGATCCTGGTCGGCGTAAGGGAAGGGACGGCGAGAGGGTGCTGACGGGGGGTGCGGGTGCTGACGGGGGGTGCGGGTGGTGCCGGGTTGTGCGGGTGGTGCCGGGATGTGCGGGGTTGTGCCGGGTCCTGCGCACACCGTCCGTCGCCGTCAGTATGACGGCGCCGGGCGGCTCATGGCAGACCTCGACGGCACCCCTGCCCGTCACCTCAACTCACCCTCGACTCCCTCGGTTCCCCATGACGCCCTCTATCCCAAGGCCTGCCCCACGATCCGCCCCGCCACCTCGCCCAGCCCGACCCGCACCCCGTCCGGTCCCGGGGCCCACGCCGACAGGGTCACCACGTCGCCGTCCTCCAGGAACGTCCGCTTGCCGTCCGGGAGTTCGAGGGCGTCCCGGCCGTTCCAGGTCAGCTCCAGCAGCGAGCCGCGCTCCCGTTCCGCGGGGCCGCTCACCGTGCCGGAGCCGTAGAGGTCGCCGGTGCGCAGGGACGCCCCGTTGACCGTCAGGTGCGCCAACTGCTGGGCGGCCGTCCAGTACATGGAGGAGAAGGGGGGTTCGGAGACGACGTGGCCGTTGACGGCGACGGAGATACGGAGGTCGTAGCCGCCGGGTTCGGCGTCGGCGCCGGTGTCGTCGAGGTACGGAAGCAGCTCGTGCGTCCGCTCGGGCGGGGCCACCCGGGCCTCCTCCAGGGCGTCGAGCGGGGTGACCCAGGCCGACACGGAGGTGGCGAAGGACTTGCCGAGGAAGGGGCCGAGGGGGACGTACTCCCAGGCCTGGATGTCACGCGCCGACCAGTCGTTGAGCAGGCAGAGGCCGAACACGTGGTCCCGGAAGTCGGCCAGGGCCACGGGGGAGCCCATGGGGGACGGCGTGCCGACCACGAAGCCGACCTCCGCCTCGATGTCCAGGCGCACCGAGGGGCCGAAGACCGGCGCCGGGTCGGTGGGGGCCTTGCGCTGCCCGGAGGGGCGTACGACGTCGGTGCCGGAGACCACGACCGTGCCCGAGCGGCCGTGGTAGCCGATGGGGAGGTGCTTCCAGTTGGGGGTGAGGGAGTCCGCGGCGTCGGGGCGGAAGATCCGGCCGACGTTCCGGGCGTGGTGCTCGGAGGAGTAGAAGTCGACGTAGTCGGCGACCTCGAAGGGGAGGTGCAGGGTCACGGACGACAGGGGGTGCAGGAACTCCGCGACGGTGGACTGATGGGCCGGCACCGTCACCCACGCCGTCAGCGCGCGCCGGACGTCCGACCAGGTGGTGCGGCCGGCCGCGAGCAGCGGGTTCAGGCAGGGCCGGGCGAGGAGGGAGGCGTAGGGCGAGCCGAGTGCCAGGGCCGCCGCGCCCGCGTCGAGGACGTGGTCGCCGAGGCGGACGCCGACGGTCCGGTCGGTGGCGCCGGGCGCGGAGAAGACGCCGTAGGGGAGGTTGTGCGGGCTGAAGGGGTCGCTCTCGGGCAGATCGAAGGGGGGCATGGGGTGCGGCCTCGCTCTCCATCGCTTCGTAGGTCGGAGCACTGCGTACGCATGTGGTCGCGCCACACGTTACGGCTGAGTTACCTGTCTCGGCAGTGCCTAAAGAGTTAGCAATGTCCTGATAAGCATCGGTCGGAGGCGGCAATTCCGGCTTAGCTTCCTTTGGGGACAACGGGCGGGATGGGGCCGTTCCGTGGACGGGACACGTGGGGGGACCCGTGGCCAGGAGTGCAGACGTGCGTGTGCCGTTCGAGCCCGACAGAGAGGTACCGGGCTTGATCGTGAAGTTCGGCGACTATCCGCTGCACCACGGCGGGGTCGGCGCGATCCGCAGCCTGGGCCGTCTCGGCGTCCCGATGTATGCGATCACGGAGGACCGTTACACGCCCGCCGCCACGTCCCGTTACCTGGAGAAGGCCTTCGTCTGGCCGACGACGGGGACGGAGGAGCCGGAGCGTCTCGTCGCGGGCCTGCTCAGGATCGGCCGCAGGATCGGACGGCCGGCCGTCCTGGTGCCCACCGACGAGGAGGCCGCGGTGCTGATCGCCGAGCACCGCGTCGAACTCGGCGCCCGCTTCCTCGTGCCGCCCGTCGAGCGCGGCCTGCCGCGCCGGCTGGCCAGCAAGCAGGGGCTGCACGAACTCTGCGTGGAACACGGCATACCCAGCCCGACGGCCGCCTTCCCGGAGTCCTACGACGACATCGTCGCGTTCGCCGACAAGGCCCGCTTCCCGGTGGTGGCCAAGAACCGGGAAGCGTTCGTACGGCGCACCCGGCCGGCCGTGAACGGCACGACCCGGATCGGCACCCGGGAGGGGCTGCTCGCCCTGGCCCGTGACTGGGGCGAGCGGCCCGCGGTGATCCTCCAGGAGTACCTGCCGAGGGAGGAGGCCGAGGACTGGATCGTGCACGCCTACTTCGACGCGGACTCCACCCCGCTCGCGATGTTCACCGGCGTGAAGGTCCGCTCCTGGCCGCCGCACGCGGGAATGACGGCGAACGCGTACGTCGTCGACAATCCGGAACTCGCGGACCTCGCCGCGCGTTTCATCAAACAGATCGGCTTCACCGGAATCATCGACCTGGACCTGCGCTTCGACCGGCGCGACGGACTGTACAAGCTCCTCGACTTCAACCCCCGCATGGGCGCCCAGTTCCGGCTCTTCGAGAACGAGTCGGGGGTGGACGTCGTCCGCGCCATGCATCTGGATCTGACCGGCCGCTCCGTTCCGGAGGGGGAACAGCGGGCCGGGCACCGGTACATCGTGGAGAACATCGACCTGCCCGCCCTCCTCGCCTACCGCCGCAGCGGCTATACGACGCCGCACGCGCCGGGGCGGGCGAGCGGGACCGAGCTGGCCTGGTTCGCGGGTGACGACCCGCTGCCGTTCCTCACGATGCTCGCGCGCTTCGTACGACCGGGCGCGAAGCACCTGTATCAGCTGTGGCGGACCAACCACCGCGGCGCCGCCGCCCATTGACCCGCCGAGAGGCGCGCGGCCACAGCACACGCACCACCACGAAGTGACGAAGTGATGTCCTGGGGAGGGACTTCGTGATCCGACCAGTCGCAGTCATCGGCGCCGGGCCCTACGGGCTGTCGACCGCCGCACATCTCAGGGCCCGCGGCATCCCGGTCCGCGTCTTCGGCG includes:
- a CDS encoding ABC transporter substrate-binding protein, whose amino-acid sequence is MKNKAVAAAALLLLAPLTACGGNAAAGDGSTVTVTVGYQSRTINTVTAGTLLRSLGSFEKELNALGDGRTYKVDWQDYATGAPITAQMTAGKIDIGSMGDFPLLINAARGKQLGKPTHLVSVTGYNLRGGLNTIVTAPDSKLAALTDLRGKKVSTSVGSAADGTLVRALQRAGLDPDKDIEKLNQQPAVGASALSAGSADALSQFVAWPGLLTYQGKAKALYDGAELNLPTFHGVTAREDFARQRPTVLEAFLKAQAEATDYLNDHPVDAAEKVAKATGLPAEVVYLYNGAHGISTFDPAIKPQLVSALKDDVAILKSAKLTGDIDVDAFVDDRYVRKALGTSYAEQLTAAPPAAASEVWPKGASATRAFKTPAELLAYVSAHQDGIRAAYVPDATTGTLWFADKAVWVADGDKLLPFVAPATAKTYVAEHGGARVVTYADALERAS
- a CDS encoding 4Fe-4S dicluster domain-containing protein, with protein sequence MPLAPQRADVPVTIDESKCIDGCTLCVDMCPLDSLAIDESSGKAYMHVDECWYCGPCAARCPTGAVTVNMPYLLR
- a CDS encoding GntR family transcriptional regulator, which encodes MPPSDRIRDHAGQGATTVAAHRARRRLRADQARQLADLLRHQLLSGGFEDGTLPHETTLATDYRASRNTVRQALDLLRAEGLVERLPGVGTVVVAQKYPHGLDRLMGLAETLREHGTVTNEVRTMGPAPAPHPVAERLHVPPGTDVLYIERLRRLNGLPLSLDLTYIPLDIGTALLGADLENTDVFRLLESITGQGLGHAEITLEAVNADAHSAAVLEAPRGAAVLMLERLTHLADGRPVDLEFIRFRGDRITMSGLLHRSL
- a CDS encoding M56 family metallopeptidase, producing MTVCLLLLSAVALTAAVPVPRALTRADWPEREPVVALWVWQCLVATVLMCNLTALVLGAAAVFHTVRDHVFAPAPPAVTAAYDLSAAPVWATVLTLLLACGAAWTTAMLARELVEARRRRGRTRAHLRERAPELPGGLEKAARGPLLVLEDEYPDAWWMPGSPPQLVVTTGALHRLTDVQLDAVLTHERDHARAHHDWLLHLSTALATGFPRVPLFAYFCEQTHRLVELAADDTASRRCGHLTTALALIELNQHRGVLSCASSHRLLGERVDRLLQPRPRLGRRHRAVTATVAGLVPLVPLLIAFGPGLTALA
- the fahA gene encoding fumarylacetoacetase, encoding MPPFDLPESDPFSPHNLPYGVFSAPGATDRTVGVRLGDHVLDAGAAALALGSPYASLLARPCLNPLLAAGRTTWSDVRRALTAWVTVPAHQSTVAEFLHPLSSVTLHLPFEVADYVDFYSSEHHARNVGRIFRPDAADSLTPNWKHLPIGYHGRSGTVVVSGTDVVRPSGQRKAPTDPAPVFGPSVRLDIEAEVGFVVGTPSPMGSPVALADFRDHVFGLCLLNDWSARDIQAWEYVPLGPFLGKSFATSVSAWVTPLDALEEARVAPPERTHELLPYLDDTGADAEPGGYDLRISVAVNGHVVSEPPFSSMYWTAAQQLAHLTVNGASLRTGDLYGSGTVSGPAERERGSLLELTWNGRDALELPDGKRTFLEDGDVVTLSAWAPGPDGVRVGLGEVAGRIVGQALG
- a CDS encoding ATP-grasp domain-containing protein — protein: MPFEPDREVPGLIVKFGDYPLHHGGVGAIRSLGRLGVPMYAITEDRYTPAATSRYLEKAFVWPTTGTEEPERLVAGLLRIGRRIGRPAVLVPTDEEAAVLIAEHRVELGARFLVPPVERGLPRRLASKQGLHELCVEHGIPSPTAAFPESYDDIVAFADKARFPVVAKNREAFVRRTRPAVNGTTRIGTREGLLALARDWGERPAVILQEYLPREEAEDWIVHAYFDADSTPLAMFTGVKVRSWPPHAGMTANAYVVDNPELADLAARFIKQIGFTGIIDLDLRFDRRDGLYKLLDFNPRMGAQFRLFENESGVDVVRAMHLDLTGRSVPEGEQRAGHRYIVENIDLPALLAYRRSGYTTPHAPGRASGTELAWFAGDDPLPFLTMLARFVRPGAKHLYQLWRTNHRGAAAH